In the genome of Flavobacterium panacagri, one region contains:
- the glf gene encoding UDP-galactopyranose mutase, with product MTSNKKEFDYLIVGAGLFGSVFAHEAKKKGKKCLVIDKRNHLGGNVYCENVEDINVHKYGAHIFHTSDKRIWDYVNNLVEFNHYVNSPIANYNGELFNLPFNMNTFYQLWGVKTPEEAKNKIEEEIKELNITNPQNLEEQAISLVGKDIYFKLIKGYTEKQWGRKATDLPAFIIKRLPVRFTFDNNYFNDKYQGIPIGGYNKLVEALLDGVETMTDQDYFEDNEKWNAKAETVVFTGRIDEFYGFKYGKLNYRSLKFENQTLDTENFQGNAVVNYTDSETPYTRIIEHKHFEFGKQKKTVITKEYPQEWEEGKEPYYPVNDTLNNELFTKYKQLADQETNVIFGGRLAEYKYYDMHQIIGSALKKASDLI from the coding sequence ATGACATCTAATAAAAAGGAATTCGATTATTTAATAGTAGGTGCAGGTTTATTTGGTTCTGTTTTTGCCCACGAAGCCAAAAAGAAAGGAAAAAAATGTTTGGTAATAGACAAACGTAACCACTTAGGAGGAAATGTTTACTGTGAAAATGTTGAAGACATAAATGTTCATAAATACGGAGCTCATATTTTTCATACCAGCGACAAAAGAATTTGGGATTATGTGAATAATCTGGTGGAGTTTAACCACTATGTCAACAGTCCGATTGCCAATTATAACGGAGAACTTTTTAATCTTCCTTTTAATATGAATACGTTTTACCAATTGTGGGGTGTGAAAACTCCGGAAGAGGCAAAAAATAAGATTGAAGAAGAAATAAAAGAATTAAACATTACCAATCCTCAAAACCTAGAAGAGCAGGCCATTTCTCTAGTTGGAAAAGACATTTATTTTAAGCTGATTAAAGGTTATACCGAAAAACAATGGGGACGAAAGGCTACAGACTTACCCGCTTTTATTATTAAAAGACTTCCTGTCCGCTTTACTTTCGATAATAATTATTTCAACGATAAATATCAAGGTATTCCAATTGGAGGTTATAATAAATTAGTCGAAGCTTTATTGGATGGCGTAGAAACAATGACCGATCAAGACTATTTTGAAGATAATGAAAAATGGAACGCTAAAGCCGAAACTGTAGTATTTACTGGCAGAATCGATGAGTTTTACGGATTTAAATATGGCAAGCTGAATTACAGAAGCCTTAAATTCGAAAATCAAACTTTAGATACCGAGAACTTTCAAGGAAATGCTGTTGTCAACTATACAGATTCTGAAACTCCTTATACAAGAATCATCGAGCATAAACATTTTGAATTCGGAAAACAGAAAAAAACGGTAATCACCAAAGAATACCCGCAGGAATGGGAAGAAGGCAAGGAACCTTATTATCCAGTCAATGATACATTAAATAACGAATTGTTTACAAAATACAAACAATTAGCTGATCAAGAAACGAATGTGATTTTTGGAGGACGTTTGGCAGAATACAAATATTACGACATGCATCAAATAATTGGTTCTGCATTAAAAAAAGCCTCAGATTTAATATAA